The following proteins are encoded in a genomic region of Aquifex aeolicus VF5:
- a CDS encoding acylphosphatase, protein MKLRIFVEGLVQGVGFRAYTKRIAESYGLNGWVRNLPDGRVEILVEGDEELIGHFIKDILKGPPAARVDKVEIIKEQSDEPVYGFDIRYS, encoded by the coding sequence ATGAAGTTGAGGATTTTCGTAGAAGGTCTGGTGCAGGGAGTGGGCTTCAGAGCCTACACGAAGAGAATAGCGGAAAGTTACGGATTAAACGGTTGGGTCAGGAACCTTCCCGACGGAAGGGTTGAAATACTCGTAGAGGGAGACGAAGAACTTATAGGACACTTCATAAAGGACATACTCAAAGGACCTCCCGCGGCAAGGGTTGATAAAGTAGAAATAATAAAGGAGCAATCCGATGAACCCGTTTACGGTTTTGATATTAGGTATTCTTAG
- the fliG gene encoding flagellar motor switch protein FliG, which produces MAQEKSALSKAQKAAVLLLSLPEEVSMNIVKELSEEELQKLFALAKDLESVPEEEIENIAEELLDEIKKAGIKIKKPEEFIENIKKVIPPTLAEKFRGILELGDAEKILKEIEKVDSRILASLLKNEHPQTIALFLSQLSPKKSAEIIQNLPEELKKEVVKRIATLENVNVQYVKELAQILLEEISSLGAKEALKLEGTAVAAELLNTLDKETRELILQSIGQEDPLLEERIREKMFTFEDIRKLSDRDIIEILKVVDKNTLMIALLGAPEDIKQKFLSNMSKRAAKLFLEDMEALGPVKKSEIEKAQRQVVNIIRKMIDEGKIEIGD; this is translated from the coding sequence ATGGCTCAAGAAAAGAGTGCACTATCGAAGGCTCAGAAGGCTGCAGTACTCCTGCTTTCCCTACCCGAAGAAGTCAGTATGAACATAGTAAAGGAACTCTCAGAAGAAGAACTCCAGAAACTCTTTGCACTCGCCAAAGATTTGGAAAGTGTTCCGGAGGAGGAAATAGAGAACATAGCGGAAGAGCTTTTGGATGAAATAAAGAAAGCTGGAATAAAGATAAAGAAACCCGAAGAGTTTATAGAGAACATTAAAAAGGTAATCCCTCCCACCCTTGCGGAGAAGTTCAGGGGCATACTGGAGCTCGGAGACGCGGAGAAGATATTAAAAGAAATAGAAAAAGTAGACAGCAGAATACTCGCAAGTCTTTTGAAAAACGAACACCCTCAAACAATTGCCCTGTTCCTTTCCCAGCTCAGTCCGAAGAAATCTGCTGAGATAATCCAGAACTTACCTGAAGAACTTAAAAAGGAAGTTGTAAAGAGGATAGCCACCTTAGAAAACGTAAACGTGCAGTACGTGAAGGAACTCGCTCAAATACTCCTCGAAGAGATAAGTTCCTTAGGTGCGAAGGAAGCCTTAAAACTGGAGGGAACAGCGGTTGCCGCGGAACTCTTAAACACCCTTGACAAGGAAACGAGGGAGCTCATTCTCCAGAGCATAGGACAGGAAGATCCCCTCCTCGAAGAAAGGATAAGGGAAAAGATGTTCACCTTCGAGGACATAAGGAAACTCTCGGACAGGGATATCATAGAAATACTGAAAGTTGTGGACAAAAACACCTTGATGATAGCCCTGCTCGGTGCTCCCGAAGACATAAAACAGAAGTTCCTTTCAAACATGTCAAAGCGTGCGGCAAAGCTCTTCTTAGAAGACATGGAAGCCTTAGGGCCTGTGAAGAAGTCAGAGATAGAAAAGGCTCAAAGGCAGGTAGTGAACATCATCAGAAAGATGATAGACGAAGGAAAGATAGAAATAGGGGATTAA
- a CDS encoding succinate dehydrogenase/fumarate reductase iron-sulfur subunit, whose protein sequence is MKVKIKRYSDGDFRWEEYEVDGEGKTVLEILQNIKEIDPTLSFRAMCRAGICGTCVVKVNGEHKLACNTRVYDDITLEPVDVAPPIKDLVVEHEFIYEKLKKGRVWFEPLPTNIPLKPDELKNTEKSWDCILCGICNYVCPAIQADKNFGLPSTFTKAYGVVFDKRNKKGLDKLKDLVPLNIQSCTHCKNCTFSCPKDCNPELLIKILENNMVQRGLIQRKEQDFGFLGF, encoded by the coding sequence ATGAAGGTAAAGATAAAGCGTTATTCGGACGGTGATTTTCGGTGGGAGGAGTACGAAGTAGACGGAGAGGGAAAAACGGTTCTGGAAATTTTACAAAACATTAAGGAAATAGATCCTACACTTTCCTTCAGGGCGATGTGCAGGGCAGGAATTTGCGGGACGTGTGTGGTAAAGGTAAACGGAGAACACAAACTCGCGTGCAACACCAGAGTGTACGACGACATAACTTTAGAGCCCGTTGATGTAGCTCCTCCCATAAAGGATTTAGTAGTTGAACATGAATTTATATATGAAAAATTAAAAAAAGGAAGAGTCTGGTTTGAGCCCCTTCCCACGAACATACCCTTGAAGCCCGACGAACTCAAAAACACCGAGAAGAGCTGGGACTGTATCCTTTGCGGTATATGTAATTACGTATGTCCGGCCATTCAGGCGGATAAAAACTTCGGGCTACCCTCCACTTTCACGAAAGCTTACGGAGTTGTCTTTGACAAGAGGAATAAAAAAGGTCTGGACAAACTCAAGGATTTGGTTCCCCTGAACATCCAGAGCTGTACTCACTGCAAGAACTGTACCTTTTCCTGTCCCAAGGACTGCAACCCCGAACTCCTGATAAAGATTCTCGAGAACAATATGGTTCAACGTGGTTTAATACAGAGGAAGGAGCAAGATTTTGGATTTTTAGGATTCTAA
- the topA gene encoding type I DNA topoisomerase: MELFIVESPTKAKTIQKFLGKGFLVKATLGHVKDLPEKELGVDLRTLKAKYVYKRGKKKLVEQLKKLSRRSSIVYLGTDPDREGEAIAYFLKKDLEKVNKNIKRAVFYEITPEAIRESIRNAGDVNMNLVYAQFARRILDRLIGYLISPILWKEFKNYKLSAGRVQSPALRLIVEREREIQNFKVKKYYYVKALLRKGSEEFWAIYDYRYENPSDAKIIAKKLEKGYFSVYKVEKKKEKVSPPKPFITSDLQSEANAKFGFSSERTQKLAQELYEKGYITYPRTDSYRMNEKKAKEFMNYIEKKYGKEYVGRLRRFREKATAQGAHECIRPTSLREEIPEREELRLLYDLIFRRTIASLMKEMLLEREKVTVEAITPELKHPVYLVAKGLKIVFDGWSRVYPSEITEEKLPELYEGDLLDLVKTTLEERKTQPPPRYTEGTLIKTLEKLGIGRPSTYATIVKTLKERGYVEVKKKALVPTEIAFQVVEFLMERFPTLMDYKFTAQMEEKLDLVEEGKLNWKSVVYEFMEKIFGKELEMVR; encoded by the coding sequence ATGGAACTCTTTATAGTGGAGTCTCCAACGAAGGCAAAAACCATTCAGAAGTTCCTCGGAAAAGGCTTCTTAGTTAAAGCCACACTGGGACACGTAAAGGATCTTCCCGAAAAGGAACTCGGCGTTGACCTCAGAACCCTGAAGGCAAAGTACGTATACAAAAGGGGAAAGAAAAAACTCGTGGAACAACTCAAAAAATTGTCAAGAAGGTCAAGTATAGTCTATCTGGGAACGGACCCCGACCGTGAAGGGGAAGCCATTGCCTACTTTTTAAAGAAAGATCTCGAAAAGGTAAATAAAAACATAAAGAGAGCTGTCTTTTACGAAATAACGCCGGAAGCCATAAGGGAAAGCATAAGAAACGCGGGCGACGTGAACATGAACTTAGTTTACGCCCAGTTTGCAAGGAGGATACTCGACAGACTCATAGGTTACTTAATATCCCCAATACTCTGGAAGGAGTTCAAGAACTACAAACTCTCGGCGGGAAGAGTGCAGTCGCCTGCCCTCAGACTTATAGTGGAAAGGGAAAGGGAAATTCAGAACTTTAAAGTTAAGAAGTATTACTACGTAAAGGCCTTACTCAGAAAGGGGAGTGAAGAGTTTTGGGCTATTTACGATTACCGCTACGAAAACCCCTCGGACGCAAAAATCATAGCCAAAAAGCTGGAGAAGGGATATTTCAGCGTTTACAAAGTGGAAAAGAAAAAGGAAAAAGTGTCACCTCCCAAGCCCTTTATAACCTCCGATCTCCAGTCAGAAGCAAATGCAAAGTTCGGATTTTCGAGTGAGAGGACACAGAAGTTGGCTCAGGAACTCTACGAAAAGGGATACATAACCTATCCCAGAACGGACAGCTACAGGATGAACGAAAAAAAGGCAAAGGAATTTATGAACTACATAGAAAAGAAGTACGGAAAGGAATACGTGGGAAGGTTGAGGAGGTTCAGGGAAAAGGCAACCGCGCAGGGTGCCCACGAGTGTATCAGACCAACAAGCCTGAGGGAAGAAATTCCTGAAAGGGAAGAATTGAGACTTCTTTACGACTTGATTTTCAGGAGAACGATAGCGAGTCTTATGAAAGAAATGCTCCTGGAAAGGGAAAAGGTTACGGTAGAGGCGATTACACCAGAACTCAAGCACCCTGTTTACCTCGTGGCAAAGGGATTGAAAATCGTCTTTGACGGATGGAGCAGAGTTTACCCGAGTGAGATAACCGAAGAGAAACTTCCAGAACTTTACGAAGGGGATCTATTAGATCTCGTGAAAACGACACTTGAGGAAAGGAAGACCCAGCCACCTCCGAGATACACGGAAGGAACTCTCATAAAGACCCTTGAGAAACTGGGAATAGGAAGACCTTCCACCTACGCAACTATAGTGAAAACACTGAAAGAGAGAGGGTACGTTGAAGTAAAGAAAAAAGCTTTAGTACCAACCGAGATAGCCTTTCAGGTCGTTGAATTTTTAATGGAAAGATTTCCCACACTTATGGATTACAAGTTTACCGCCCAGATGGAGGAAAAACTCGATCTCGTTGAAGAAGGAAAGCTCAATTGGAAGTCTGTAGTTTACGAGTTCATGGAAAAGATCTTCGGTAAGGAGTTGGAAATGGTAAGATAG
- a CDS encoding 2Fe-2S iron-sulfur cluster-binding protein, with the protein MPKVIVANINAEFEGIENETIMQILYRNGIEIDSACGGHGQCTSCKVLIISGSENLYPAEFEEKDTLEENGMDPETERLSCQAKLNGKGDVVIYLP; encoded by the coding sequence ATGCCCAAGGTGATAGTTGCAAACATAAACGCGGAGTTTGAAGGAATAGAAAATGAAACAATTATGCAAATCCTTTACAGGAACGGGATAGAAATAGACAGCGCCTGCGGCGGGCACGGGCAGTGTACTTCTTGCAAGGTACTTATAATTTCGGGTTCCGAAAATCTGTACCCTGCGGAGTTCGAAGAAAAAGACACTCTGGAAGAAAACGGCATGGATCCCGAAACGGAGAGGCTTTCGTGTCAGGCTAAACTGAACGGAAAAGGCGACGTGGTTATTTACCTTCCTTAA